The window GAAAACAGCGGCCCGGCTGGCTTTTTTTGTCTTGAGTATGAAAGAAGATACGGTGCTCGATTTCGCGAAAGCTCTCGTTAATGCCAAAAGGAATTTAGGCTATTGCTCCGTATGCGGTCATATTACGGATCAAGATCCATGTTACATTTGTGAAGATACTAAAAGAGACAAAAGTCTCGTTTGCGTAGTGCAAGACCCTAAAGATGTCATTGCAATGGAAAAAATGAAAGACTTTAACGGACTTTATCATGTTCTACACGGGGCGATTTCTCCCATGGAAGGGATTGGTCCAGAAGATATCAATGTTCCAAATCTATTAAAGCGACTTCAAAGTGATGAAATTCAAGAAGTGATCCTAGCTACAAACCCAAATATAGAAGGGGAAGCAACGGCAATGTATATTTCCAGACTCTTAAAACCTTCAGGTATAAGGGTGACAAGAATTGCGCATGGTCTACCGGTAGGTGGGGATTTAGAATACGCAGATGAAGTAACTTTATCTAGAGCTTTAGAAGGAAGAAGAGATATTTAGCAGGAGTGAAGAGGATGTTCTTCCGTAAAAGAAATAAAATACGTAACGAATACGATGGACAACTAATTAACTTGATGGAATCAACAAAGCGGGATTGGGTCGATAA of the Bacillus sp. 2205SS5-2 genome contains:
- the recR gene encoding recombination mediator RecR translates to MHYPEPISKLIDSFMKLPGIGPKTAARLAFFVLSMKEDTVLDFAKALVNAKRNLGYCSVCGHITDQDPCYICEDTKRDKSLVCVVQDPKDVIAMEKMKDFNGLYHVLHGAISPMEGIGPEDINVPNLLKRLQSDEIQEVILATNPNIEGEATAMYISRLLKPSGIRVTRIAHGLPVGGDLEYADEVTLSRALEGRRDI